A single window of Synechococcus sp. C9 DNA harbors:
- the cbiD gene encoding cobalt-precorrin-5B (C(1))-methyltransferase CbiD: MAEAGYTLPVFACASAVAALHYLQTGEVLASVTLDLLEPAQTARLPIEQVAPLPGGGVLAITRSQPGDNLDLTRNTPVWAVVAWAEDVSSTNELLTIAGGFGVGWHKDTGQAAIYRYAQRLFHHHLKPSRPLRVEIILPQGRVLAERTSNAAFGVVEGLALLGTSGIAHPLSAPEQLDCFREELRQKADQGNLVFCIGENGLDLARSWGIPENVLVKTGNWLGPLLVEASLLQIKTIVLLGYHGKLLKLAGGIFHTHHHLADARLEILTACGLRCGLSLPILQKLLTQPTVDAAITYLQQVQPLKVRTLYEVILAQIQQRTRQYLQAHGGSPLGVEVILFNRERQVVAQTPGVTAYLT; this comes from the coding sequence ATGGCTGAAGCCGGTTATACCCTGCCCGTGTTTGCCTGTGCCAGTGCGGTGGCGGCGTTGCATTACCTACAAACGGGGGAAGTTTTAGCATCGGTCACTTTGGATTTGCTCGAACCCGCCCAAACCGCCCGCCTTCCCATCGAACAGGTGGCACCTCTGCCGGGGGGTGGGGTGTTAGCCATTACCCGCTCCCAGCCGGGGGATAATTTAGACCTGACCCGGAATACGCCGGTGTGGGCGGTGGTGGCTTGGGCAGAGGACGTATCAAGTACAAACGAATTACTTACGATTGCCGGTGGTTTTGGGGTGGGCTGGCACAAGGATACGGGGCAGGCGGCTATTTATCGCTACGCCCAACGGCTGTTCCATCACCACTTAAAACCCAGTCGTCCTCTGCGGGTGGAGATCATCTTGCCCCAGGGACGGGTATTGGCAGAACGCACCTCGAATGCCGCCTTTGGGGTGGTGGAGGGTTTAGCCCTGCTGGGCACCAGCGGCATCGCCCATCCCCTCAGTGCCCCGGAGCAATTAGACTGCTTTCGGGAGGAATTGCGCCAGAAGGCAGACCAGGGGAATTTGGTTTTTTGTATTGGGGAAAACGGCTTGGATTTAGCCCGCAGTTGGGGCATCCCTGAAAATGTTCTAGTGAAAACCGGGAATTGGCTGGGTCCGCTATTGGTCGAGGCATCGTTATTACAAATTAAAACCATTGTCCTGCTGGGCTATCACGGTAAATTGCTGAAATTAGCCGGGGGCATTTTCCACACCCATCATCACCTTGCCGATGCCCGGTTGGAAATTCTCACCGCCTGTGGTCTGCGCTGTGGGCTGTCCCTGCCCATCTTGCAAAAACTCTTGACCCAACCCACGGTAGATGCGGCTATCACCTATTTACAGCAGGTGCAACCCCTCAAAGTACGAACATTGTATGAAGTGATTTTAGCCCAAATTCAACAGCGCACCCGGCAATACCTCCAAGCGCACGGGGGCAGTCCCCTGGGGGTGGAGGTGATTTTATTCAACCGTGAGCGGCAGGTGGTGGCGCAAACCCCTGGGGTAACGGCGTACCTAACCTAA
- a CDS encoding 8-amino-7-oxononanoate synthase — MDNLDAYHWVTTALDTLERAHWKRSRKQVTSRSGAVVEIGAQNVLNFASNDYLGLASDPRLVQAATRAMQDYGVGATGSQVLSGHRALHRKLEIGLARWKRTEEALVFSSGYGACLGTVMALVGSRDVIFQDQYNHSCLQQGAKLSQAQVYSYKHNDIQHLQELLQTHRSQYRRCLIATETLFSMDGDCCPLAEILDLAEQYNSMVLVDEAHANGVFGDNGMGWVQASNCQGRPLVQVGNLSKALGSMGGYVAGSRVLIEYLRHRAPTWIYSTGLSIPDTAAAAMAVAIIQGEPQRQQQLWQNVHHLREGLTQAGLPLLSSVPSPIICLPLRSAAIAQALEPALLQAGVFAAVVRPPTVPTSRLRLSVMCTHTPAHIQELVGILAEFRECYGHG; from the coding sequence GTGGACAACCTGGATGCCTACCACTGGGTGACGACAGCCTTGGATACCCTGGAACGTGCCCACTGGAAACGGAGCCGCAAGCAGGTCACCAGCCGCTCCGGGGCGGTTGTGGAAATTGGGGCGCAGAATGTCCTCAATTTCGCCAGCAATGATTACCTGGGGTTAGCCAGTGACCCCCGCTTGGTGCAGGCGGCGACCCGTGCCATGCAGGACTACGGGGTGGGGGCGACGGGTTCCCAGGTATTGAGCGGTCACCGGGCATTGCATCGCAAGTTGGAAATTGGTCTCGCCCGTTGGAAACGCACGGAAGAAGCCCTGGTATTCAGCAGTGGCTATGGGGCGTGCCTGGGTACGGTCATGGCTTTGGTGGGCAGTCGGGATGTGATTTTCCAAGACCAGTACAACCACAGTTGTCTGCAACAGGGAGCCAAGTTGAGCCAAGCGCAAGTGTACAGCTATAAGCATAACGATATACAGCATTTGCAAGAATTATTACAAACCCATCGTTCCCAGTACCGGCGTTGTTTGATTGCCACCGAAACCCTGTTTAGTATGGATGGGGATTGCTGTCCCCTGGCGGAAATTCTGGATTTAGCAGAGCAGTACAACAGCATGGTGTTGGTGGATGAAGCCCACGCCAACGGGGTGTTTGGCGACAATGGCATGGGTTGGGTGCAGGCGAGCAACTGCCAGGGGCGACCTTTGGTGCAAGTGGGCAATCTCAGCAAAGCCCTGGGGAGCATGGGGGGCTATGTGGCGGGGAGCAGGGTTTTAATCGAATACCTCCGGCACCGGGCACCCACCTGGATTTATAGCACTGGCTTATCCATCCCCGATACGGCGGCGGCGGCAATGGCGGTGGCGATTATCCAGGGGGAACCCCAGCGGCAACAACAGTTATGGCAGAACGTCCACCACCTGCGGGAAGGCTTGACCCAAGCGGGTTTGCCCCTGCTTTCCTCCGTGCCGTCCCCGATCATTTGCCTGCCCCTGCGGTCTGCGGCGATTGCCCAGGCGTTGGAACCAGCGTTACTACAAGCGGGGGTGTTTGCCGCCGTTGTCCGTCCCCCCACCGTGCCCACCAGCCGCCTGCGCTTATCCGTCATGTGTACCCATACCCCCGCCCATATCCAGGAATTGGTGGGGATTTTGGCGGAATTTCGGGAGTGTTACGGGCATGGCTGA
- a CDS encoding SPFH domain-containing protein, which translates to MIWLPRRVLRHRRWWWWGKWLTESGYDDKQRVTWGQSMEFVVIAVIGVGIITTAIRNLYYICQPNEVLIFAGTTRWVPSLKRRVGYRLVKGGSSLRMPLFERVLRLDLTNLIIELKVSGAYSKGGIPLKVEGVANIKIAGEEPVIHNAIERLLGKNREEIKRIAKETLEGNLRGVLASLTPQQVNEDKLAFVRSLQDEAEEDLGKLGLVLDTLQIQNISDDVGYLDSLGRKQRAELLRDARIAEAQAQSQSAIQAAENARLTVFAQIDSEMQIVRAEAQRRIRDAVTRREALIAETQAEVGSKLARTQADLAVQRERIMQVRQQLQADVVAPAEAQCTGGTETAKANAAQIIEDGKALVEGMRQLAASWQKAGPYARQIFLLQKLEPLLQALAATVPAVKVQQVTVLDGTSPMTGVVTLLEQVRAVTGVDLKQLLPPKTPPATGEDK; encoded by the coding sequence ATGATTTGGTTGCCCAGGCGGGTTTTACGGCACCGGCGCTGGTGGTGGTGGGGGAAGTGGTTGACCGAGAGCGGCTATGATGATAAGCAACGGGTCACTTGGGGGCAAAGTATGGAATTTGTGGTCATTGCGGTGATTGGGGTGGGCATTATTACCACCGCCATTCGCAATTTGTATTACATTTGTCAACCCAATGAGGTTTTAATTTTTGCGGGCACGACCCGTTGGGTGCCATCCCTGAAACGGCGGGTGGGGTATCGGTTGGTCAAAGGGGGGAGTAGTTTGCGGATGCCCCTGTTTGAGCGGGTTTTGCGCTTGGATTTAACCAATTTAATTATTGAACTTAAGGTTTCCGGTGCCTATTCCAAAGGGGGCATTCCCCTGAAAGTGGAAGGGGTGGCGAATATCAAAATCGCCGGGGAAGAGCCGGTGATCCACAATGCGATTGAGCGGTTGTTGGGGAAAAATCGGGAGGAAATTAAGCGCATTGCCAAAGAAACTTTAGAAGGGAATTTGCGCGGCGTTTTAGCCAGTCTCACGCCCCAACAGGTGAATGAGGATAAATTGGCGTTTGTCCGCAGTTTACAGGATGAGGCGGAGGAAGATTTAGGGAAATTGGGGCTGGTTTTGGATACCCTGCAAATTCAAAACATCTCCGACGATGTGGGGTATTTGGACTCCTTGGGGCGCAAACAACGGGCAGAACTCCTGCGGGATGCCCGGATTGCCGAAGCCCAAGCCCAGTCCCAATCGGCGATTCAAGCCGCGGAAAATGCCCGGTTAACCGTGTTTGCCCAGATTGACTCGGAAATGCAGATTGTCCGGGCGGAAGCCCAACGGCGGATTCGGGATGCGGTCACCCGGCGGGAAGCCCTGATCGCCGAAACCCAGGCGGAGGTGGGGTCAAAGCTCGCCCGTACCCAGGCGGATTTGGCAGTCCAACGGGAGCGGATTATGCAGGTGCGCCAACAACTCCAGGCGGATGTGGTCGCCCCGGCGGAAGCCCAATGCACTGGGGGCACGGAAACCGCCAAGGCGAATGCCGCCCAAATTATTGAAGACGGGAAAGCCCTGGTGGAGGGGATGCGCCAACTGGCGGCCTCCTGGCAAAAGGCAGGCCCCTACGCCCGGCAAATTTTCCTACTCCAGAAGCTCGAACCCCTCCTGCAAGCCCTGGCGGCTACCGTTCCGGCGGTGAAGGTGCAACAGGTGACGGTTTTGGATGGGACTTCGCCCATGACGGGGGTGGTCACGCTTTTGGAACAGGTACGGGCGGTCACGGGGGTTGACCTGAAGCAACTGTTACCCCCCAAAACCCCACCAGCCACCGGGGAGGACAAGTAA
- the cobA gene encoding uroporphyrinogen-III C-methyltransferase, which translates to MTGTVYLVGAGPGDPGLLTLKGKTLLELAEVVIYDALVSPPILAMINPQAERIFVGKYRGWHSLPQAQITALLVSKAQQYQTVVRLKAGDPFIFGRGGEEVAGLRQAGIPVEVVPGISAGLALGFPLTHRQVSSSVVLVTGHEAVEKSQDSVHWEGLAQSADTLVIYMGMHRLPQITAALMRGGRAGETPVCVVQWGTWPQERRLYATLGTVNDLVAQAGFTAPALVVVGEVVDRERL; encoded by the coding sequence ATGACAGGCACGGTTTATCTGGTCGGGGCGGGCCCTGGGGACCCCGGTTTATTGACCCTCAAGGGCAAAACCCTTTTGGAATTGGCGGAGGTGGTGATTTACGATGCCCTGGTCAGCCCGCCCATCCTCGCCATGATCAACCCCCAGGCGGAACGGATTTTTGTGGGGAAATATCGGGGTTGGCACAGTTTACCCCAGGCGCAGATCACCGCCCTGTTGGTGAGCAAGGCCCAGCAATATCAAACCGTGGTGCGCTTAAAGGCAGGCGATCCCTTTATTTTTGGCCGGGGCGGGGAGGAGGTGGCGGGTCTGCGGCAGGCCGGGATTCCCGTCGAGGTGGTGCCGGGGATCAGTGCGGGGTTGGCGCTGGGGTTTCCCCTCACCCACCGGCAGGTGAGTTCCAGCGTGGTCTTGGTCACGGGGCACGAGGCGGTGGAAAAATCCCAGGACTCGGTGCATTGGGAGGGCTTGGCCCAGTCCGCCGATACCCTGGTGATTTACATGGGGATGCACCGCTTACCCCAGATTACGGCGGCATTGATGCGGGGGGGACGGGCGGGAGAAACGCCAGTATGCGTGGTGCAGTGGGGCACTTGGCCGCAGGAACGGCGTTTGTATGCCACCTTGGGGACGGTGAATGATTTGGTTGCCCAGGCGGGTTTTACGGCACCGGCGCTGGTGGTGGTGGGGGAAGTGGTTGACCGAGAGCGGCTATGA
- the ruvA gene encoding Holliday junction branch migration protein RuvA translates to MIGSLTGQVAGLNLLQGKWVVTLVVQGVGWELQVGQRCGQSLIPGSTAQLFTHLQIREEQPVLYGFSTVEERDLFRQLIRVNGVGPQLALALLDTLTPADLVQAIVTGNTALLSQTPGIGAKTAQRLSLELRQPLQQWQGALPVPTLPPSLQEEVTLTLGALGYTTAEISHALAQLAQDQECQPSTDVELWIRKAIRLLSSA, encoded by the coding sequence ATGATCGGCTCCCTGACTGGGCAGGTGGCAGGGCTGAACCTTCTCCAGGGGAAATGGGTGGTCACCCTGGTGGTGCAGGGGGTGGGCTGGGAACTCCAGGTGGGGCAACGGTGCGGGCAGAGCCTGATTCCTGGGAGCACGGCTCAGCTCTTTACCCATCTGCAAATCCGGGAGGAACAGCCCGTCTTGTACGGCTTCAGCACGGTGGAGGAACGGGATTTGTTTCGGCAGTTGATCCGGGTGAATGGGGTGGGGCCCCAGTTGGCCTTGGCCTTGCTCGATACCCTCACCCCAGCGGACCTGGTGCAGGCAATTGTCACCGGCAACACCGCCTTATTGAGCCAGACCCCAGGGATAGGAGCCAAAACCGCCCAGCGCTTGAGTTTGGAACTGCGCCAGCCCTTGCAACAGTGGCAGGGGGCACTCCCAGTCCCCACGTTACCGCCCTCCCTCCAAGAAGAAGTCACCCTCACCCTGGGGGCCTTGGGGTACACCACTGCGGAAATCAGCCACGCCCTCGCCCAACTGGCACAGGACCAGGAATGCCAACCCAGTACGGATGTGGAACTGTGGATTCGCAAGGCGATTCGGTTGTTGAGTTCAGCCTAG
- a CDS encoding chromophore lyase CpcT/CpeT yields MSISTKEMTQLGDWLTGWFDNRTQALAEPAWYVHLWLWQRLIPGGIQGQPALFIEQASALTPAQAYRPRVMVLFPDQVQYYSCREPQKWRGSGAQPERLTRLTAEDLIPLPGCVLQLRRCNYLETNPEYEASPAPGYRCEFAYNGQTRRVELGWRVNAQTLTIYDRGVDPSTGQVLWGALMGPYVFHKRA; encoded by the coding sequence ATGAGTATTTCTACCAAGGAAATGACCCAGTTGGGCGATTGGTTAACGGGTTGGTTTGATAACCGCACTCAAGCCCTGGCGGAACCGGCCTGGTATGTGCATTTGTGGCTCTGGCAACGGTTGATTCCGGGGGGCATCCAGGGGCAACCCGCCCTATTTATCGAGCAGGCCAGTGCCCTCACCCCAGCGCAGGCCTACCGACCCAGGGTGATGGTGCTCTTCCCCGACCAGGTGCAGTACTACAGTTGTCGGGAACCCCAAAAGTGGCGGGGGAGTGGGGCGCAACCGGAACGATTGACCCGCCTGACGGCAGAGGATTTAATCCCCCTGCCCGGTTGTGTGTTGCAATTACGACGGTGCAATTACCTAGAAACCAACCCAGAATACGAGGCCAGCCCCGCCCCTGGGTATCGCTGTGAATTTGCGTACAACGGCCAGACCCGGCGGGTGGAATTGGGGTGGCGGGTGAACGCCCAAACCTTGACCATCTACGACCGGGGGGTTGACCCCAGCACTGGGCAAGTCCTCTGGGGTGCCTTGATGGGGCCTTATGTGTTTCACAAACGGGCATGA
- a CDS encoding DICT sensory domain-containing protein, with translation MVLFPSLLQDLLQTHPHLRPQIYFKASLTALSHAMEDQVLGSGDEPLVIANFQKERYYRQETRRYRQLAQYTPQIYVLAAPETDFAQVSEPYATIPFDPQDPLAQEWHLVVLGSHYAACLVCRERPSDTPLMDQARRFEGIWTFDRTVSQTVARLLLERILSYQPQLAEKIHQALTRYAWTVEPQETGTSGLHPGPFVERLVTYLQSSQYKVLKAYRALSDQERQQRLVNLITSAIRSTLNPEQIFPIAVQELGQNFPECRCILYRCRSHHQSARIEYEYTSPGVPSLKGVDWPLGENPLFGLALGRDRAIGLNDVTTAPELREYDQLRALLAQHRVRSWLMAPIIHQGMLLGMLELHHCGGAPYPWREVDLNLVTAIANQVGLGLVQAQAYKSLAELNQQLEALDRTRTNLIAIIGHELRTPLSTIQVCLESLATEPEMPASVRQEMLAAAMSDAERLHKLIQDFLTLSRLESGRVQWQSEAITLSECVELALAHLRSRAQRLPQIQVDLPADLPLLRTDGEGIVEVLVKLLDNACKFTSPEGRVTVRAQVQSGQMLEVVVADTGRGIEPSQLQAVFDRFYQEEGALRRTVGGTGLGLAICRQIVSGLGGQIWAESAGRGQGSKFHFTIPLGVRPDWGDMSRPVET, from the coding sequence ATGGTGCTTTTTCCCTCCCTATTGCAGGATTTGTTGCAGACCCATCCCCATCTGCGACCCCAGATTTATTTCAAAGCGTCCCTGACGGCGCTTTCCCATGCGATGGAAGACCAGGTGCTGGGCAGTGGGGATGAACCCCTGGTGATTGCCAATTTCCAAAAGGAACGCTACTACCGCCAGGAAACCCGTCGCTATCGCCAATTGGCCCAATACACCCCGCAAATTTATGTCCTGGCCGCCCCGGAGACGGATTTTGCCCAGGTGAGCGAACCCTACGCCACCATTCCCTTTGACCCCCAAGACCCCCTGGCGCAGGAATGGCATCTGGTGGTGCTCGGCTCCCATTACGCCGCCTGTTTGGTCTGCCGGGAACGACCGAGCGATACCCCCTTGATGGACCAGGCCCGCCGGTTTGAGGGGATTTGGACCTTTGACCGCACCGTGAGCCAGACCGTCGCCCGCCTGCTGTTGGAACGGATTCTCAGTTACCAGCCCCAATTGGCGGAGAAAATTCACCAGGCGCTGACCCGCTACGCCTGGACGGTGGAACCGCAGGAGACGGGCACATCCGGCTTGCACCCCGGCCCGTTTGTGGAGCGGCTGGTCACCTATCTCCAATCCAGTCAGTACAAAGTCCTGAAAGCCTACCGGGCCCTCAGCGACCAGGAACGGCAACAACGGCTGGTGAATTTAATCACCTCTGCCATCCGCAGTACCCTCAACCCGGAGCAAATTTTTCCGATTGCCGTGCAGGAGTTGGGGCAAAATTTCCCAGAATGTCGCTGTATTTTGTACCGCTGTCGTTCGCACCACCAGTCCGCCCGGATTGAATACGAATACACGTCGCCGGGGGTGCCATCCCTGAAGGGGGTGGATTGGCCTTTGGGGGAAAATCCCCTGTTTGGGTTGGCCTTGGGGCGGGACCGGGCGATTGGCTTGAACGATGTGACCACCGCCCCGGAATTGCGGGAATACGACCAACTGCGGGCCTTGCTCGCCCAGCACCGGGTGCGTTCCTGGTTGATGGCACCCATCATTCACCAGGGGATGTTGTTGGGGATGCTGGAATTGCACCACTGCGGCGGCGCTCCCTACCCTTGGCGGGAGGTGGATTTGAACTTGGTGACGGCGATTGCCAACCAGGTAGGCTTGGGGTTGGTGCAGGCGCAGGCGTACAAAAGTTTGGCGGAACTGAACCAGCAGTTGGAAGCCCTGGACCGCACCCGCACCAATTTGATCGCCATCATTGGGCACGAATTGCGTACCCCCCTGTCCACGATTCAGGTCTGTTTGGAAAGTCTGGCCACGGAGCCGGAGATGCCTGCTTCCGTGCGCCAGGAGATGTTGGCGGCGGCGATGAGCGATGCGGAACGTTTGCACAAACTGATTCAGGATTTTCTCACCCTGTCCCGGTTAGAGAGTGGTCGGGTGCAGTGGCAAAGTGAGGCGATTACCCTCTCGGAATGTGTGGAGTTGGCTTTGGCGCATCTGCGTTCCCGGGCACAGCGTTTGCCCCAGATTCAGGTGGATTTACCGGCGGATTTGCCCCTATTGCGTACCGATGGGGAGGGCATCGTGGAAGTGTTAGTAAAATTACTGGACAATGCCTGTAAATTTACCAGCCCGGAGGGACGGGTGACGGTGCGGGCACAGGTGCAATCGGGGCAGATGTTAGAGGTGGTGGTGGCGGATACGGGGCGGGGCATTGAACCCAGCCAACTCCAGGCGGTGTTTGACCGGTTTTACCAGGAGGAGGGGGCTTTGCGCCGCACGGTGGGGGGGACGGGGTTGGGGCTGGCGATTTGTCGGCAGATTGTCAGTGGCTTGGGGGGGCAAATTTGGGCGGAATCGGCGGGGCGGGGGCAGGGAAGCAAATTTCACTTTACGATTCCCCTGGGGGTACGCCCGGATTGGGGGGATATGTCCCGTCCGGTTGAAACTTGA
- a CDS encoding PP2C family protein-serine/threonine phosphatase gives MPWSRYRQRFGLLLLIMNGVALVVAGVVMLILFRATVRENLERLQETNNSQVRLLEETFRQTKNIPLTLSIAQEAARRFTGSARTGEFILLIPTGDDFQIFVSRWDDVELELAVNIKSRQTLLREGGLLAAMVRTPPQRFVGVIPLQTQRQVLAAIEPVQGLNWVVANQIHLSEVREPFLHASWIALGAAMVVNGLGAFLFLRVSNPMIQRLEQLNEELEEKVQQRTNQLAEANAQIQTLNHQLQSDNLRLRAEVAVARQLQALSLPRPEELAHTPQLAVSGVMYPATEVGGDYYDVYPQGQQTWLSIGDITGHGLESGVLMLMTQVAVRTLLTQGESCGAHLLTILNRVIYDSVARMGYGRTLTLTLLHHDRGQLSITGQHEEVIILRTNGDWERIDTLDLGFPLALEPDIQPYVRNRQVRLQPGDGGILFTDGITEAANPQGELYGIERLCQVARTHWHQPVARIQQAIMRNVQAFIGPAAILDDMALVVFKFQPDGTYPPNPGVPPGES, from the coding sequence ATGCCCTGGTCCCGTTACCGGCAACGGTTTGGGTTGTTGCTCCTGATTATGAATGGGGTCGCCCTGGTGGTGGCAGGGGTGGTGATGCTGATTTTGTTTCGGGCGACGGTGCGGGAAAACCTGGAGCGGCTCCAGGAAACCAACAATAGCCAGGTGCGGTTATTGGAAGAGACATTCCGGCAAACGAAAAACATCCCGCTCACCTTAAGTATTGCCCAGGAAGCCGCCCGTCGTTTTACCGGCTCCGCCCGGACGGGGGAGTTTATTCTCCTGATCCCCACGGGTGATGATTTCCAAATTTTCGTCAGCCGTTGGGACGATGTGGAACTGGAACTAGCGGTCAACATCAAATCCCGCCAGACCTTACTGCGAGAAGGGGGATTACTGGCGGCAATGGTCCGCACCCCACCCCAGCGCTTCGTTGGGGTAATCCCCTTGCAAACCCAGAGGCAGGTCTTGGCCGCCATCGAGCCGGTGCAGGGTTTGAATTGGGTGGTGGCCAACCAAATTCATCTGAGCGAGGTGCGGGAACCCTTTCTCCACGCCAGTTGGATCGCCCTGGGGGCGGCGATGGTGGTGAATGGGCTGGGGGCGTTTCTCTTCCTGCGGGTGAGCAACCCGATGATTCAGCGCTTGGAGCAATTGAATGAAGAACTGGAGGAAAAAGTCCAACAGCGCACCAACCAACTGGCAGAGGCGAATGCCCAGATTCAAACCCTCAACCACCAACTCCAATCGGATAACCTGCGCCTTAGGGCGGAAGTGGCGGTGGCCCGCCAATTGCAAGCCCTGTCCCTGCCCCGGCCCGAGGAATTGGCCCATACCCCCCAGTTGGCGGTCAGCGGTGTGATGTACCCGGCGACGGAGGTGGGGGGGGATTATTACGACGTCTATCCCCAGGGGCAACAGACCTGGTTGAGCATCGGCGATATTACCGGGCATGGTCTGGAAAGTGGGGTGCTGATGCTGATGACCCAGGTGGCGGTACGGACGCTCCTCACCCAGGGGGAATCCTGCGGGGCGCATTTGCTCACCATTCTCAATCGGGTGATTTATGACAGCGTGGCCCGGATGGGCTACGGCCGCACCCTCACCCTCACCCTTTTGCACCACGACCGGGGGCAGTTGTCCATCACCGGGCAACACGAGGAAGTGATTATTTTGCGAACCAACGGGGACTGGGAACGGATTGACACCCTGGATTTGGGGTTTCCCCTGGCCTTGGAACCGGACATTCAGCCCTACGTCCGGAACCGCCAAGTGCGCTTGCAACCGGGGGACGGGGGCATTTTATTCACCGATGGCATCACCGAAGCGGCCAACCCCCAGGGGGAACTCTACGGCATCGAACGGCTCTGCCAGGTCGCCCGCACCCATTGGCATCAGCCCGTGGCCAGGATTCAGCAGGCGATTATGCGCAATGTCCAAGCCTTTATCGGCCCGGCGGCAATTTTAGATGACATGGCCCTGGTGGTGTTCAAGTTTCAACCGGACGGGACATATCCCCCCAATCCGGGCGTACCCCCAGGGGAATCGTAA
- a CDS encoding ATP phosphoribosyltransferase regulatory subunit, producing the protein MVSLVNERYMSFQPPTGSRDLLPLEVIQKTWIRERLQGAFHRWGYQRVVTPTLERLDTLVAGGRVRPERVVQIQDRDGIYGLRPDVTASIARVAASRWGQVPHPQRLYYVANVFRPHPQRGHCQESFQVGVELLGAGGLLADAEILRLLQDGLTAIHLPPWRVVLGEAGLTRLWIQGFPPVWQTLVTQALIHLDRVALGQLPSPWREQALAWLDLRGEPAQVFQRLGTWELTPQQWQRVNHLKSLVELLPAGFPLVVDVSLLQPWDYYTGIVLQVAVTQGHTVQLVGQGGRYDDLVGAYHPQGKTVPGIGFSLNLETLHQQLLPLGVLPQRPARPDWVVIPRGETAYRAALDHAQSLRHQYPDQRVELALTPPQEPPSQGLVWVDASGALIAPA; encoded by the coding sequence TTGGTTTCTTTGGTAAATGAGCGGTACATGAGCTTCCAGCCGCCCACCGGCAGTCGGGATTTATTGCCCCTGGAGGTGATCCAGAAAACCTGGATTCGGGAACGGTTGCAGGGAGCCTTTCACCGCTGGGGCTATCAACGGGTGGTCACCCCCACCCTGGAGCGGTTGGATACCCTGGTGGCGGGAGGACGGGTGCGCCCGGAGCGGGTGGTACAAATTCAAGACCGGGATGGGATTTACGGCCTGCGTCCCGATGTGACGGCTTCCATTGCCCGGGTGGCGGCCAGTCGCTGGGGGCAGGTGCCCCATCCCCAACGGCTTTACTATGTGGCGAATGTATTTCGGCCCCATCCCCAACGGGGGCATTGCCAGGAGTCGTTTCAGGTGGGGGTGGAACTGCTGGGAGCGGGGGGACTCTTGGCGGATGCGGAAATATTACGGCTGTTGCAGGATGGCTTGACGGCGATTCACTTGCCCCCCTGGCGGGTGGTTTTGGGGGAGGCGGGGTTGACCCGGTTGTGGATTCAGGGGTTTCCCCCGGTTTGGCAGACCCTGGTGACCCAGGCACTCATCCATTTAGACCGGGTGGCCTTGGGGCAATTGCCCTCCCCCTGGCGAGAACAGGCGTTGGCGTGGCTGGATTTGCGGGGGGAACCGGCACAGGTCTTTCAGCGGTTGGGTACCTGGGAACTCACGCCCCAGCAATGGCAGCGGGTGAATCACCTGAAATCCCTGGTGGAACTTCTGCCCGCCGGGTTTCCCCTGGTTGTGGATGTGAGTCTCTTGCAACCCTGGGATTATTACACGGGGATCGTCCTGCAGGTGGCGGTGACCCAGGGGCATACGGTGCAGTTGGTGGGGCAGGGAGGGCGTTACGATGACCTGGTGGGTGCCTACCATCCCCAGGGGAAAACCGTGCCGGGGATTGGCTTTTCCCTGAATTTGGAAACCCTGCATCAGCAACTTTTGCCCTTGGGGGTTTTGCCCCAACGCCCCGCCCGTCCCGATTGGGTGGTGATTCCCCGGGGGGAAACGGCCTACCGGGCGGCCCTGGATCATGCCCAATCCCTGCGGCACCAATACCCCGACCAGCGGGTGGAATTGGCGCTGACACCGCCCCAGGAACCGCCTTCCCAGGGACTGGTCTGGGTGGATGCCAGCGGTGCCCTGATTGCCCCGGCGTGA